The nucleotide window tgaaattttccaggttgactgactttcatgtcttaaagtaatgatggtctgtcatttctctttgcttatttgagctgttcttgccataatatggccttggtcttttaccaaatagggctcttctgtatatccccctaacttgtcacaacacaactgatttgctcaaacaCATTGAGGAAATCAATTCCAcatattaacttttaacaaggcacacctgttgattaaaatacattccaggtgactacctcatgaagctggttgagaaaatgccaagagtgtgcaaagctgtcatcaaggcaaagggtggctacttcgaagaaacattactacatgattccatgtgttatttcatagttttgccATCTTCACCATTACTCTCAAAATGTTTAACTGGTACTGGATGTATCAAGGTGACAACTAGATGGTTATCAATATTAGTTCTTTCTTGTGTAGGCTGCTATCATACTTGAAATGAAATCATGTGAGGGGGAAAAAATGGCCACGTAGCTACTGCCAGCGACCCGACACCCAGTAGGAATCACTTCAAGTCAGCAGGCACAACACTGGAGTACTGGTCGGCTGCTTACTATCGACTCGTAGTGCAGCCCAATCAGCCACAAATAAACGGTCTTGAGTGGCAACAAATCTTCCCATTTGGCCGATTCACTTCTCATATACCCATTCCCGAGTGGCgtagcggtctgaggcactgcatctcagtgctaaaggcgtcactacagacaccctggttcaaatccaggccgtgattgggagtcccatagggcagcgcacaattggcccagcatcgtccgggtttggctggggtaggttgtcattgtaaataagaattacaACTTTACAACTACACATACTTGGAGTGTAAGgggatctgtgtgtgtttgttgcagACTTACGATCTCCCCCAGGAGGACTACGTTCTCTCCCCTGACGATAAAGATTCCTCGAGGGATGTCTCCATACCTCTTGCCCACGTGGATCCTCTCCACCGTCTGCTGCAGCACCAGGTTGgctacacacacaaaaaaaatgcttGGTTGCTTTCCGACTATGTTGTATGCAATACTACGGTATTGCAATGCAATGGTTGGAATACTTACATACCAAACTGATCAATGCTTCTGAGAAAGCCGATCAACGTTCTTCCATCTCTGAGCAGGACGAGATGTTTTTCTGTCAATTCAAACAGGCAGCAAAATCATTGCATATTTGATGCAATTACTATGGTTTTAACTGTGCATTTTTGTTGGGGGCTTATGAAAAGAGATCATGATTATTGATGGTTAGATTAGTAGCCTACTGGTCATGCTCTGCTTACAATCGCGGCCTACAGCCTTTGCCCCTGACCTAGGGAGGTAGCTATGTTGACAGTTGATTTGATAACAGTGTTCAGGTGTGCACTCATCTTAGTGTCAGGCGCACACATCAAGTCCTCTGGTAAATGCCATGTGTTTGCATGTCATGTTTGCGCTGCTTTACAAGCTGTTATCTAACAAATATATCAATGGACATTATTTCTAAAACCCTCTACCAGAACCAACCAATGGTAAAAACCGGTGCATCTCAACACAACACCGGCTAGCGGTGTTAGCATGCCTTGGGAATGTCCATGCAGCGCCATCGACTTACTATCGATATCCTCGATGAGGCTGGCTGTTCCTGGCATGTAGTTCATTTTTGGTCGGCTTGTAAATCTCATGTACACGATGTTTGGTGCGAATTTAgaggggttatttgctgttgtgtCACTGTCCTTTCAGGCCATCGGACTCTCGTGCAGTTCGGTTTGGGCGATAGTGAAACACTTCCTGTTATGTAATGTACGCATAAGACAGTTGGGTAGCCCCGTTCTCTGCTACTATTGGTCTAACCAAATTTGACGCCGCTTGAAGTTTTAATTCTAGAGTGTTATTACCGAATAGATGTATTTGTCTGTAGGTTATAATATTAAACCCAAATAGACACCAGTAATTATATAATcttcaacaacaaaaatccacCCACTTCTTATCCCCGTACACCACcatggttgtcactagttaccacagtcaCAAAGTAAAAATTGTCCAAATTTAAGGTTAGTGTTTGGCATAAACAGTGTCGGATTTAGGCATAGGCGACATAGGCAGGCGCACAGTGCGGCATCTTGCCGGGTATGGCACAGGGACGCTGCACGAATTATGTTCAGAATGGTGTCATTTACGCGATCgttttttatcattattttatttagcccaaacaactacctctttcccaactgtatttaatttatttatttattttgctcctttgcaccccattattttttatttctactttgcacattcttccattgcaaaactaccattccagtgttttacttgctatattgtatttactttgccaccatggccttttttgcctttacctcccttctcagctaatttgctcacattgtatatagacttgtttatactgtattattgactgtatgtttgttttactacatgtgtaactctgtgtcgttgtatctgtcgaactgctttgctttatcttggccaggtcgcaattgtaaatgagaacttgttctcaacttgcctacctggttaaataaaggtgaaataaatttaaaaaataaacaaaatcactcattttacctttatttaactaggcaagtcagttaagaacgcgttcttattttcaatgacagcctaagaacagtgggttaattgccttgttcagaggcagaacgacagatgtttaccttgtcagctcagggatttgttcttgcaacctttcagttgctagtccaacgctctaaccactaggctaccctgcctccccactTCATGTCAATGCTATCATGTCACCATGTGGGGCTGttggtcaattaaccttgtcggagtaGGTGCCCTGTTTCTAGTTTGTGAGCgaggcaggctactgcctgggaaggtctcccactcagaagtatgAGATGGGGCGGAGGCGGGGGCGAgagtaggttgacctcaggtctccccactggaagcccaaGGTACCGTGAGcaggggaatctatcaaatagccCACCTCTATATTTGTACAGTACTAATTACTTATTTTTTATATTTACGAGtcttatttttatatatatatatatagttttaaatgtttTGATTATTTCtttgtgttgttccaaatgtctgaataaaaattACAGTTAGTGCAGAATGGTGTTTTGGGAGGGGGGGTTcgcccagggagccatacaagctcGAACTGCCActggataaggttagcagtgtggttaaagttagggttaagtttagggttaggcttAAAATCTGATTTTGAGTAGAGAACTTGTATAAATAGGTGGAGTTTAGCCATAATTATGACTTTGAGGCTGTGGTAACTCGGGACAACCCAGTACCATACTTGATTGGTTTCATCATCTCATTCCACAGTTGCGcctcaatgatgttgctcttgctgcgggtgattccctgatccacctctacgcagacgacaccattctatatacttacgcccgtccttggacactgtgctatctaacctccaaacgagcttcaatgccatacaacactccttccgtggcctccaactgctcttaaacgctagtaaaaccaaatgcatgcttttcaaccgttcgccgcctgcacccgcacgcctgaccagtatcaccaccctggatggttccgaccttgaatatgtggacatctataagtacctagatgtctggctagactgtaaactctccttccagactcatatcaaacatctccaatcgaaaatcaaatctagagtcggctttctattccgcaacaaagcctccttcactcactcatcgctgaagttggagacttttatctccctcaccaacttcaaacatctgctatctgagcagctaaccgatcgctgcagctgtacatagtctatcggtaaatagcccacccatttttacctacctcatccccatactgtttttatttatttatttttctgctcttttgcacaccaatatctctacctgtacatgaccatctgatcatttatcactccagtgttaatctgcaaaattgtaattattcgcagACCTCCTCATGCCtcttgcacacaatgtatatagattcccttttttttcctactgtgttattgacttgttaattgtttactccatgtgtaactaactctgtgttgtctgttcacactgctatgctttatcttggccaggtcgcagttgcaaatgagaacttgttctcaactcgcctacctggttaaataaaggtgaaataaaaaaatacaaaaaataaataaaaagagagTATAATCATGTGTACATGGATGGAAATTCTGGCCATTATCTACTTttataaaatacaaatatattacTGTCTTAAACTTTCTTCCTGCTTCTATTGGTCTACACATGCTTCCCTAAGGTTCCCTCAGAGACTATAGCATATGGACTCATTTAACCCAAACATCTGCCTTCCTCCGCTggaacatacactgagtgtacaaaacattagaaacacctacTCTTACCATTAcatattgatgtcacctgttaaatccacttcaatcagtgttgtTGAAGGGGAGGAAAAGGATgttaagccttgaaacaattgagaaatggattgtgtgtgtgtgacattcagagggtgaatgggcaagacaaaagatttaagtgcctttgaatggcaACACTGCTGTttttttcactctcaacagtttcccgtgtgtatcaagaatggtccaccaccaaaaggacatccagccaacttgacacagctgtgggaagcattggactagcatccctgtggaatgctttcaataCCTTGTATAGTCCATACCCCTAcacagtggtgattttagcatgtaaatcttggtggggcaaacacaCAAAAAATTTGGGATGCTTGCCagaaaagccactacacaacacaatactaaacaatacattaattacactataacagtgacaaacggtgtccataaactgttagggcctacataaagctgtcccaacagcagaatcccaacagcagagtcccaacaccctaccactgctacacctggctatcatctgagccttgtctggcagggaaacagttcattcagcttcattactgcctttaaaaaaaacatagctgatacggctgacttgcttaaacaaatgtggtttctactgacaattgagatgttcATGGCATGGCATAAGGGGCATGGCATtcaactatggcataaggggacgacgagcagataagaggcaatccgtaatttcgattaagacattaatgagcaagtgacgacggacatagtcaatataactatgtgttcagcacttttgaaatgtacaacgacagaattcagaacatgggccgttcttacaacgtactccctgtaccagtcagaaccgtaggataaataaatggggtatataaacagacaatgaaagctcttacaatattcgatgagtACATTTCTCTAAAGCAGGTTATAGGCTATTtgtgcaccaccaagttagaacagtaggtgaaattaagaggtgaaaatagacacAATTATTAGGCACATTGAATGTCGTTTAGGTCTTtacgtgtcaaaaaagatacgcGTCATATAACGAACGCTATTTGACGCGTTAAATAACAcaattctattatagaatgttgtgtgaaGCCATTACCACAACTACTAACGttatgtgtttacaataccgcgttggtgaAAATAGACacaattattagggtgaggcacattggTGACTAACagtttactacacaacatacgtacacttagtattactttcttagctacattATAATTTTCTCCCTTGTATAtaacatcatttatgcagcagcatacaatacattttgtgaaggtggcgcagcggtcctttgtgggcaaattttgtctcAAACTTTGACATGAAAGTCTGcaattctctggatttatggttggaactctgaaaaaacacagccattccATTGAATAGCAGGCTAACATTAGTGTTtttttgcaatgcttgcagttagccactgattcatTCCAAACTACTCATTGTTGTGTAATCTTTATGTACAATGGCCAATGAGCATGGATactttttatctataatttctcttcattatttatcttcaatgacaaggattaaaaaggatttgccagtagattgtcgacttgatgataactgatgatgactgctagctaagactttgaaagtaagatgttgacatgatcagtccaatcaaagctactgtaaatataacgtgatttgatgtcattctatctgtggccaatgaccttgagccttcttggatgggcgcTTCTAATATAACTCTATGGCAGAACTCAAGGGGCTAAAATTTTAGAGCTCTAACCTTAGAATTGGGGATGACGTACtgtcccatgagtgacagaaaactgagccaatcatgagagaaaactgagccaatcaggcgcaacgctctgtattttctgctggctagccccaccaccacagaaagcactgacaTAGGCTGAAACACAATTTTGCatctgccttactcaagaaaacaaaaaagagacaatgtttgtatgcggctttattaacttaattaattattattatttttgacattgtttgcaaactgatatgtgacacgtattaatgccaaaataacaagcAAAacagattattattatattttacctaaaagtgttcctaatgttttgtacagtcagtgtacagTAGGCCTACTCATGATTTCACAAAGATGGATGCATGCAGATAACCTGTCTGACAGCAAAAGGAGAGTTGGGGGCACTAGTCGCTAAATTCAATTTCCATGGATATATCCTAAGTAGGTAAACATcttataggcctacatttataTCCTCAAAATAACTTGGTATAATTGAAGGATGTGCTTAACTATCTGTTAGTGCTTAGGCCTATAGTTTACATTggcatttgagtaatttagcagacactcttatccagagtgacttacagtgaGCTAGGTGGGAAAACCACATATCTCAATCATAGTAAGTACCTTTTTTCTCAATAAAGTTGCTATAGACAAAGTCATTGCTAGTAGGGAAAAACAACTAAAGTATGAGTGTTTGTTCACAAAAGGCaagttattattttatttttttggggggggggctgcaggattatttaagatactcttttaAGAGGtatggtttcagatgttttcggaaGAGGGGCAAGGAGaagcttgttccaccattggAGTGCCAGGACAAAGAAGAGATGTGTCTGGGCTGACGGGGGCTGCCCTACCGTAGGGGTAGAAGGaccaggagagaagaggtggtaGAACAGAGTActcaggttggggtgtagagTTTGAACATAGCCTGAAGGCAGGGAGGGGCAGATCCCCTTGCTGCTCTGTAGGCAAGCAGCATGGTATTTTAGTGGATGCAAGTCAGTGGAGTGTGCAGAGGAGTTTGTGGTCTTTGGTTCAATGTTTTTACCCTCTGAGTTGTCCTGAGCTGCGGAGGAATCACTGTACTGCTGAACATCTTTTCACTTTGATGCTCAGGGTTTGGGccctgagagatggagagagagaatgagtagGAAACCCAGATACCCAGCTCACACtgcagagatggaagagagagagatctacagaACCCCAGCTCACACtgcagagatggaagagagagagatctacagaACCCCAGCTCACACtgcagagatggaagagagagagagatctacagaACCCCAGCTCATACAGCagagatggaagagggagagatcTACAGAACCCCAGCTCATACtgcagagatggaagagagagatcTACAGAACCCCAGCTCATACTGCAGATATGGAAGAGGGAGAGATCTACAGAACCCCAGCTCATACtgcagagatggaagagagagatcTACAGAACCCCAGCTCACACTACAgacatgaaggagagagagagacagaaccccAGCTCACACTGCAgacatgaaggagagagagagacagaaccccAGCTCACACTGCATacatgaaggagagagagacagaaccccAGCTCACACTGCAgacatgaaggagagagagagacagaaccccAGCTCACACTACAgacatgaaggagagagagaggcagaacccCAGCTCACACTGCAGACATGAaggagagaagagcgagagacagaACCCTAGCTCACACTACAgacatgaaggagagagagagaccgaaccCCAGCTCACACTACAGACAtgaaggagagagatacagaaccCCAGCTCACACTACAgacatgaaggagagagagagacagaaccccAGCTCACACTGCAgacatgaaggagagagagagacagaaccccAGCTCACACTACAgacatgaaggagagagagagacagaaccccAGCTCACACTGCAGACatgaatgagagaagagagagagacagaaccccAGCTCACACTGCCACAGACACCCACAACCCAGTCTTAATGTGGTTCTAAGACATTTAGATAAAGTCCAGATATGAACTCCCTTTGCCTAAAAAAATACACAGATCTTGAGACTAAATAAATAGTAATAGATACAATAAACATAGTCTGTATCCACACAGGAAACAAACCCTGGTCATAGACAT belongs to Oncorhynchus keta strain PuntledgeMale-10-30-2019 chromosome 9, Oket_V2, whole genome shotgun sequence and includes:
- the LOC118370351 gene encoding U6 snRNA-associated Sm-like protein LSm1 — protein: MRFTSRPKMNYMPGTASLIEDIDKKHLVLLRDGRTLIGFLRSIDQFANLVLQQTVERIHVGKRYGDIPRGIFIVRGENVVLLGEIDLEKESDTSLQQVCIEDILEEQRLQQQSRQEAEKTKHLALKERGLVMPRPDIMDEYGVQHQY